The Vigna unguiculata cultivar IT97K-499-35 chromosome 11, ASM411807v1, whole genome shotgun sequence genomic sequence CACACTCCTGCTATAACCGGGATCCTTAAGGACCTTTTTATCACTCATCATATCCCTTACAACACGTGCATCATCCCATCTTCCCAAAGAAGAGTACGTGTTGGCAAGAAGCACATATGAAGCAGAATTTTGGGGGTCCAGTCGATAGAGTTCCTCAGCAGCTCTTTTTGCTAAGGTTAAGTTAGCATGAATACGGCATGAACTTAACACAACCTCCCATACAACTGCATCATCTTTACATGGCATGGTATCTAGAAAGACTTCTACTTCATGAAATCTCCCTGCTCGGCTCAGACAATCTATGATGCAAGTGTAATGATCCAACTTTGGCACCACTCCAAATTTTGGCAGCATGACATTGAATATTTCAAGTCCTTCATCAACCAAAGACGAGTGGCTACAAGCAGTTAAAACAGCAACAAAAGTAATATCATCAGGTTTCTCACCAGATGAAATCATGTCATTATAAAGGCATAGAGCACTGCGACCATTTCCATTCTGTGCATAACCGTGTATCATTTCATTCCATGTAACGGTATTTTTACTAGGCATcacatcaaaaaaatatttggcCCCATGCACATCACCACATTTACAATACATTTCTATTAGAGAACTCCCCACAAATATGTCATCTAGAAAACCATCTTTTATTATCTGAGCATGAAAAAGTTGACCTTGAAACAAGGAAGAAAGTTTTGCACAAGAGCTCACTATGGTAGCAAAAGAAAACTCAGATGGGAAGAAGCCAAGTTGTCGCATCTGTTTGAAGAAAGACAAGGCATCTTGTTCAAGAGCATTGATTGAGAACCCTGCTAGCATTGAGTTCCAACATACAATATCTAGTTCAGGCAGTTTACTGAACACATGCTCACACAACTCCATTTTCCCACACTTGGAGTACAAATTAATAAGGCTACTGGCAACGTAGACATCATCATAAAATCCAAATTTTTGAGATGCAGCATGAACCTCTTTTCCAACCGCAAGAAGACCCAGTTCAGCACATGAACTGAGAATAATGGCCAAAGTAGTCCGATCAGGATGTTGGCATTGAAACTGCATTTTTCTAAACAATTCAATTGCCTCTCTGTGGTCCGCAATCTGATTATAGACTGAGAGTATAGCATTCCATGAAGCCAAATTTGGGCATGGCATGCAATCAAATATTAGACGCCCGGTTCTAACATCCCCAGACTTGACACACGCTGTCAGCATATTAATATAAGTAACATCATCTGGTTCATATCCATCACACTGCATTCTCTGAAGATATTCTGCCGCTTTCTCACTGTTACATCTATTCCCATACCCAGCAATCATTATATTCCAAGAAACATTACTGTGCTCattcaaattaacaaaaacCGTCTCAGCACTGTCCATATCCCCAATTTTTGCATACATATCAAGCAAAGAGTTGCATAAATGGAGGTCTCTCTCAAATCCCAGTTTAATTGACAGTGTGTGCATTTGTTTTCCTTGTGCATTACACAAGAGACCATGACAGATACCGATGTCCCTTTCTCCTTTCGCACACACACCCAATATGCTGGACAAGGAAACAGAATCAACGGGAACACCTTTTCTCAACATGAGTctaaacaattccaaagcttCCTTGAATTGATCTGTCTGAGCTAATCCCCTTATCATGGTGGTGAAAGTAACCTCATTAGGCTCAGGAATGTCCCTAAAAACACAAAGCGCATCCACATTAAGCCCACACTTAGCATACATGCACAAAAGAGCATTAACAACATATATATTACTTTCAAGACCGACCTTGACCACAAACCCATGATTTCTCCTGCCACAGTCCACATCCAACAAAGTACCACAAGCACTAAAAACGGTAGCGAACGTTATGTGGGAGGGTTTAATTCCATCCAGCATCATCGAATTGTAGGTATCCAGTGCCTGGCGTTCATAACCACACCTGACCATGGTGCTGATTAAGGTGTTCAGTGAGACGGTGTTCCTCTGAGGCATTTCCAAGAACAGACGACAAGCGTGTTGCAAGTTGCGGGTTTTGCAATAAGCAGCCAAAATGGCGTTCCAGGAAAAGATGTTTTTGTGTGGTATATTGTTGAACACGATGTGGGCAGAGGCAATTTCATCACACTTTGAATAGAGTTCGATGAAGTGGTTGGAGAGAAAGGTGTCAGAGAAAAGACGGAGACGGAAAAGTTGGGCGTGAAGAACCTTGCCGGCTAAAAGATCTTTTTTGGTGACGCAGAGTTGCACTAGATTTGCCAAATTCAAACTCTTGCTTTTGTCCATCAAAATCTCTCCTGTGGTTGCAAAATTACCAAACCTCAAAGGAAGAGCATCCTTGTGCTgcaataaatataaatctatGCTCCTGCTTCTTTTCCTGTCaacaaaaaagttaataaaacaaaaaattgttacatttttataattcaaacCTCAgaattagacaaaaaaaaattcttcagtTTCATTTCAAATGACATTTTCTTTGATTAGAAGAGAGATAATTGTTTCATCTATatccatatttatttttcaatttcaccttttaaatgctttttttttcaattttactcttGTCACAACCTAATTCGTGACGGGATCACGAACCCgaaaaagataaagaattttaattttaaaataaaataatggataGAGTtgtcaccatagtttattatggaaagcAAGGTATATGAATTTCAGATTTTGAGTCTAGGACGTGTAGGGAACATATTAGCACCCTACAGTGCCCGTCCGAAGGCTACctttaactaaatatataaaaaaagaggtGGATTTCAAAATGcttaatttttccaaaaataataagaaattaacactataaagaaacaaaaaagaattatttttaggGCCCAACAAAGACAAATCCTCGCTCCTACATATCATTAATGAAGAATTAAGATTACGTAATTCTTTTTATGCAACTATTATACCCCAAATCTAATGCCACCCTTATACCATAAAAAATCATCATGCAAATAAGAAATCCAATACCTCTGCATCATAGTATACTAGCGGGATTGCACGGGTAACAACAAAAGCCAAAAGAGATATATGTTCCAGTATAGTCCAACCACTCAACCATGTAAGTTACATATGAATACTTCAACAGTATTAACTACATGATATAAGATAAGTGACCTCTGACATAAAGAGGGCATGGACTAGAAGCTACTTTCACCATCCTAGTAAAAATGGTACTAATATTCATAGGATAAGTCCATGAATTCAATGCTCTCTGTAACAATCAATCAACCCTCGGCCACCTCAAGACCacccttatttttcttttaagaaccCATGATCCCTTTTAGTGGACTCCCTAACCGTTTTAAAAACAGAATTAGCCCTTAACACTTAAACCACTAACATAGGTTGCACACGCTTGGTTCCAATTCAGACCAAACCACCAAGTTTCAACcaaatttctcatttttcatgCATCCACCACCATTTTCACAACATCACAACCTTCattatatttcaaaaccaaAGAATGCATTGAATCAAGTCCAAATCAAAATCGCAGGCTCACAATCTCAAGACTCTAAATACTAGAACATAGCAAACTTGAATCATCACTAAATTGTCTTTAAAAGATATGTTGTTCATGTCATATCATTTAATGACTCCAAACCTAACATGTGATTAAACCTGTATGCACCATGTTTATGATGAGGCCCTACGTTCACAATTTGAAAAGGGGCATTgaacatttattttttgaaatggcTCAAGACTTAACCTGATTTTAAAGTAAACTCAAATGATACAAAGATGTAATAATGAAATTGTGTTATGAGCCACATAATACACAAACCCACTAAACGCAAATTCCATGGACCAAGTTGGATgaaggatttttatttttagaaaatgtttTCTTGAATGTTATAGCCCGACCTTGGGCCCTGTTAAGATATCATTAATATCTTatctctatcttattttatgtttctattgttattactcttcatatgtattttggaCTTAgtccatattttctttattataaatacagcTCCTATGTATATTTTCTACACAAAAGAGATTAATCCCAAACCTAGTTTCACTATATTTAATACCAATTGTACTGCACTCGTGCCCAGTATTTATATCACATTGTCTACAGTGATATTAGGAAAATGAATGAAGAaagttgttttatgtttttgtcttCTCTTATGTGTAGCTCTACCTAGGGTAATAGAAGTTGTGCCTAACAAATTAGTGCTTTCATTTGCCCACCTCAATGCCTCCCAAACCCTCAACCAACGATTCAGCTGATTCACTCAAAGCCCTCCATGACCTCCTGACTACCATGCAAGCCCACATGGAGGCTCAAGATCAATGCGACCAGTTCCTCCAACAAACCATGGAATCACGGCACGACACTTTCCAGGCAGCCTTGGAGACACTAAAAAAACTCGGGTTTCATCTTTATCCCTTCCACCCACCCCCACACCATCTCCTCCCCCACCCcccaccccccccccccccccccccccccataGTCACACTTGCTCCTTCTAGTTGGTATAAATGGATTTATCACAACTCACAATTTACCACGTGGGAGTCCTTTACTATAGCTCTTGAAACACGCTTTGGGCCATCTTCCTATGAAAATACCAAGCTGAAATTTTCAAACGTCGCCAATATGGGACTGTTTCAGACTATCAAGCcaacttagaaaaaaattgtaatcatATTTTGGGGTTACCACTAGATGTGATTCTCGATTGCTTTCTCTCTGGTCCAATTCCTGAAATTCGCCGACAATTAGCCATTCAAAAACCTACTTCAATCTCCTAATCAATTGGATTAGCCAAACTCATTGAAAGAAATATCAAGATACTAAACACCGCCTTTCAAAGTCCCAAGTCCACCCTACGAATGTATCCCACCCCACTACTACCAATTCCATACCTCAACCCCACCCAATTCCCCCCCACGCCTCACCTACCACCTTGCCTATTAAGCGATTAACAGGCTCTCAGCTCCCAGGGCCTCTATTACAATTGTGATGAAAAATTTATTCCCAGCCATAAGTGTACTCACTCACGTTTTCTTCTCTTTTGATTACCAATGAAGAGCCCCAAGTTGAACCATCACAAACACATTCACCTGAACATGAACCACCAGATTCATCTGACCCCTTTCCACTTCTAATTATCACCTCAAGCCCTCACATGCCAACACTCCCCTCAAACCCTTCGTTTTCAAGGTACCCTTCACAACCTTCATGTGACTGTCTTAATTGATACAAAACCATAGCCCAAAACTTTCGAACAAGAAAAACAAACCAAGTAGCAAAGATGTGGGCTTGGCTCCTGCATATACCACCAATTAACAAAACAATGTCCAATATTCCCACATCTTCAAAACATCAGTCAACAATTATAAGCTAATTCTCAACAATCAATCATTGTCGTCTAGTTATCAAACATAAAGGATTATATAACCCTTTCAACAATTAATTCGACAATTTCAATTCACAGTTTCATCAACTCCAACCAGTTTTCATCTCACATCAACGACAAACCGAAGAAAAATCAACAATTCACGTGCTCGATTTAACACAAGCGCAATGTCAAGTTCACATTCCAATCAAATTAGCTTTAACATATTACGCTAAAAGATGAACAAATAAGTCTCGCCAATTAAATTCAATACACAATCGGTGAatccaaaaataagaaaaacagaGAAACAGAGGAGAATCGGTTGAACCTCTTCGACGTCTGTAGCGTCTGGCAGTTTAGTGTTCAGCAAGGTTCCAACGGTGGTTGGCGAGGAGATAAGGAAACGGGTCTCGACGATGCAACGCTGTGAGAAGATGCGAGCTCCAAGGACGACGAACTTGTGGCAAGTTCGAGCATAGGCGGAGCGGCGAGGAACGGCCAACTGCGGTCAAGAACCGGTAACGACGGTGGTGGCCCAGGGGAGGAGAGGAGGATAAGAGCGATTCCGCACTCGCGAGAATGCTGCGAAGAAGATTAAATTCAAAGTAGGGGTTTTAGATTGATTGTGCGTATGTTAGGGGTGGTAGTCTCTCGTGTCCTCCTCTGTGAAAGGTGagtggagttttttttttcgtgagTCTGAAAGTTAGTTAGGGTGAAAAAAGGTGCCACATACATAGTAAAGTTAGAATAggacttttaaaaaaaaatgaaatagtaGTATAAACAGAAAAATAGGGTGTTGGAAGGTGAAAATCGGGTTTTGGGCTACaagcaaaaacaaaaactttagaGTAATTTAACTAAAGTTGGACCGAATAGATAGACCCAAAATTACctgttctattatttttaatttttaattaatttaactaattattattattgtttttttacaaatttttttcatctactttttttttcttggaaaacatattttattcattGAGTATTGACAgatttttaatgattatttctttaaatttcaccacttttttatttgacaattaatttaaatttaaacatataaaataattaaaatttattttattacaaaattatttaaatataatatttaaatatttttactataataaaaacaaaatgtaaaacACCTAAttcacaataaaagaaaaagaacagtTCACCAATTgacttgatttttcaaatttataatttataataaaaagaaatagatatGTACTCTTAATTaatatgaagtttttttttcttttttgttttgatacattcaaataaaacatttaattgaatttatttccTACGTTTAACGAAAACAATGTTacaattattattgtattaaaaaagcACAATAATAGCTTTTTAGACTATATATATTTaagacataaatttattttgttctggttaaatttatttaaactttaaaataaattataaatacaaatataataaaactattattatttaattattaaagtaaatttaaataacttttacaattttaatttttgtaatgtttatatttcagatagtttttttataataataattattttaatttaaaaaataagtaaatttaaaaaaatagttaaattaaaaaaatagttatatttaaaaaataaaattaataaaatataatttataatgacAAATGTATTAGACctgtcaaaaataaaattaagttaaaaatataataagaaagaTTTTGGTACACTTTTTTTAGTTTCTCAAAATCcctaatttttcaattgtttttttttttgacttaaATTGtcatttggtcctaattttggttaattttttcAGTTTGATCCTAGTTTAGGATATGTTTTCAATTTGCTCCTAACTTTCGtaaatttcattcaattagatcattttcattaacttcgtCTAAATAGTTAACGAAACAGTATCCAACGTGATTCATTTTTGTGAAGTGAAGTATTGTTGAATGACGCGACCGTTATTTTACTATGCTTGTCTCCTCAGTGGAGCACTCTAAGAGATCTTCATTAAGGTCATCCAGAGAAAAAACGATCAAGTGTGAATAGTCTCCATTTTCTAGAGACTTTCTTTTTAAACCGTGTTCCATTGGGCCACAAATTTGGAGAAACCAACCTAGAAACAAGAAAAGTGTTGAGACTTTATcaaaaaatcaatcttttttcactttaatagCTTTTATCAATCATAAATGCCAATTAATGTGAATTAAGACTTTCAACTTAAATGGCTAACaccaaaaattatttatttgcacccaaaaagatcaaaattttccctttctttctcCAACCTTGTAAATTCGCAAGACTCGTTCTTGAATTTTGGTAAGTTGAAACTCATCCCGCACCATGAAAagctattaaaaaaaattaacaagctATAGTTTAGAAGCAAACATGAAACTAGAGACTTCAAAATCCAAAGCAATTTCCTTCTTTTCCCTATCCCGACTAACCCTATTAGTAGAAATCAACACACAAGATAAGAAAACAGTAGAAACAGTGACTCGAGACAGAGGTGGTTTGATTTCATGAGAAGAAGTGGCGAGTAAGCAGATGAACAAGCATTCAACAGAATGCAACAATCTTTCATACAGAACAACAATCTTTGATGGAGGTGAATGCACAGTCTTCTTAGATATCCAATTGATTGAAATTCCCAATTCTTTATGAATTCATAAACCCAATTCGACAAATTTGTAACCTTAAacttatttgattaaaattaaaaagggtAGCACAGTAAAATAACGGTCACGTCATTCAATAATGCTCcacatcataaaaataaatcacgCTGGACACTATTTCATTAACTATTTAGACGAAGTTAAGAAAGATTTAATTGAATGAAATTTacgaaagttatgatcaaattaaaaacaaatcttAAACTAGGACTAAATTGGAA encodes the following:
- the LOC114168641 gene encoding pentatricopeptide repeat-containing protein At4g20770 isoform X1, which produces MDKSKSLNLANLVQLCVTKKDLLAGKVLHAQLFRLRLFSDTFLSNHFIELYSKCDEIASAHIVFNNIPHKNIFSWNAILAAYCKTRNLQHACRLFLEMPQRNTVSLNTLISTMVRCGYERQALDTYNSMMLDGIKPSHITFATVFSACGTLLDVDCGRRNHGFVVKVGLESNIYVVNALLCMYAKCGLNVDALCVFRDIPEPNEVTFTTMIRGLAQTDQFKEALELFRLMLRKGVPVDSVSLSSILGVCAKGERDIGICHGLLCNAQGKQMHTLSIKLGFERDLHLCNSLLDMYAKIGDMDSAETVFVNLNEHSNVSWNIMIAGYGNRCNSEKAAEYLQRMQCDGYEPDDVTYINMLTACVKSGDVRTGRLIFDCMPCPNLASWNAILSVYNQIADHREAIELFRKMQFQCQHPDRTTLAIILSSCAELGLLAVGKEVHAASQKFGFYDDVYVASSLINLYSKCGKMELCEHVFSKLPELDIVCWNSMLAGFSINALEQDALSFFKQMRQLGFFPSEFSFATIVSSCAKLSSLFQGQLFHAQIIKDGFLDDIFVGSSLIEMYCKCGDVHGAKYFFDVMPSKNTVTWNEMIHGYAQNGNGRSALCLYNDMISSGEKPDDITFVAVLTACSHSSLVDEGLEIFNVMLPKFGVVPKLDHYTCIIDCLSRAGRFHEVEVFLDTMPCKDDAVVWEVVLSSCRIHANLTLAKRAAEELYRLDPQNSASYVLLANTYSSLGRWDDARVVRDMMSDKKVLKDPGYSRSVSKNDTQIILGNEQ
- the LOC114168641 gene encoding pentatricopeptide repeat-containing protein At4g20770 isoform X2, encoding MWTVAGEIMGLWSRDIPEPNEVTFTTMIRGLAQTDQFKEALELFRLMLRKGVPVDSVSLSSILGVCAKGERDIGICHGLLCNAQGKQMHTLSIKLGFERDLHLCNSLLDMYAKIGDMDSAETVFVNLNEHSNVSWNIMIAGYGNRCNSEKAAEYLQRMQCDGYEPDDVTYINMLTACVKSGDVRTGRLIFDCMPCPNLASWNAILSVYNQIADHREAIELFRKMQFQCQHPDRTTLAIILSSCAELGLLAVGKEVHAASQKFGFYDDVYVASSLINLYSKCGKMELCEHVFSKLPELDIVCWNSMLAGFSINALEQDALSFFKQMRQLGFFPSEFSFATIVSSCAKLSSLFQGQLFHAQIIKDGFLDDIFVGSSLIEMYCKCGDVHGAKYFFDVMPSKNTVTWNEMIHGYAQNGNGRSALCLYNDMISSGEKPDDITFVAVLTACSHSSLVDEGLEIFNVMLPKFGVVPKLDHYTCIIDCLSRAGRFHEVEVFLDTMPCKDDAVVWEVVLSSCRIHANLTLAKRAAEELYRLDPQNSASYVLLANTYSSLGRWDDARVVRDMMSDKKVLKDPGYSRSVSKNDTQIILGNEQ